In the Candidatus Binatia bacterium genome, one interval contains:
- a CDS encoding hydantoinase/oxoprolinase family protein: MVVGVDTGGTFTDIVAFVGGVRRVHKVSSTPAAPEAAVLRGLRELLPDGADFVLTYGSTVATNALLERRGAKVVLLTTAGFEDVIEIGRQNRPSLYAMEPRRVPPLVERSARIGIGERMGPDGRVLAPLRPHLVAAAVRAAVRRRPDAVAICLLHAYANPAHERRLGAALRRACPGLFCSLSHELVAEQREYERCSTAVVNAYVGPAMQRHLEALHAGVRGSRLRVMQSNGGAIAAELAGREAVRTVLSGPAAGVVGGWRVAAQLGIRRAITFDMGGTSTDVSLVEGGVGYHSTWEIGGVPVEVPAIDIHTVGAGGGSLAGLDAGGALKVGPESAGADPGPACYGTGTRPTVTDANVVLGRLVPEAFLGGRMRLDSARAAAALRPLARALGGGLEAAADGVVRVVNASMERAIRTISVERGHDPRAYSLVAFGGAAGQHACALAMALGIPRVVVPDAPGLLSAWGAATADVQRDFVRTVRLVDPRPETLAAVFAPLERAVQEALRRAGFPAARRRIVRVADMSYVGQSHTIRVPFTPRSMDTFHRLHRRLYGYADRDRALMVVNVRVMGVGRVLPIRERPPAVTTQAASRPWSLHWDGARVRARVMDRASLHPGTVVPGPAVIAELSATTIVPPGWRARVDRTRHLVLTHDD; the protein is encoded by the coding sequence GTGGTTGTCGGAGTCGATACCGGGGGGACGTTCACCGACATAGTCGCGTTCGTGGGCGGCGTGCGGCGGGTACACAAGGTGTCTTCCACGCCGGCGGCTCCGGAGGCGGCGGTGCTGCGGGGGTTGCGGGAGTTGTTGCCGGACGGCGCGGACTTCGTACTGACGTACGGGTCCACGGTGGCCACCAATGCGCTCCTCGAACGGCGGGGAGCCAAAGTAGTTCTCCTGACCACGGCCGGGTTCGAAGACGTCATCGAGATCGGCCGGCAGAACCGGCCGTCCCTCTATGCCATGGAACCGCGGCGGGTGCCGCCGCTGGTCGAGCGGTCCGCCAGAATCGGCATCGGCGAGCGGATGGGTCCGGACGGCAGGGTGCTGGCGCCGCTGCGCCCGCACCTGGTAGCCGCGGCGGTACGCGCCGCCGTGCGGCGCCGTCCGGACGCGGTGGCGATTTGCCTGTTGCACGCTTACGCGAACCCGGCCCACGAGCGGCGTCTCGGCGCGGCCCTGCGCCGCGCCTGCCCGGGGCTGTTCTGTTCCCTGTCGCACGAACTGGTGGCCGAGCAGCGCGAATACGAGCGCTGCAGCACGGCGGTGGTCAACGCCTACGTCGGTCCGGCGATGCAGCGACACCTGGAAGCCCTCCATGCGGGCGTGCGGGGCAGTCGTTTGCGCGTCATGCAATCCAACGGCGGGGCGATCGCTGCCGAGTTGGCCGGTCGTGAGGCGGTTCGTACCGTGCTGTCGGGGCCCGCTGCGGGGGTCGTCGGCGGGTGGCGAGTGGCGGCACAGCTCGGCATCCGGCGGGCCATCACGTTTGACATGGGCGGGACGTCGACGGACGTGAGTCTCGTCGAAGGTGGGGTGGGATATCACTCGACGTGGGAGATCGGTGGGGTGCCGGTTGAGGTTCCAGCCATCGATATTCACACCGTAGGAGCCGGGGGTGGTTCGCTGGCTGGGCTCGATGCCGGAGGCGCTTTGAAGGTCGGCCCCGAGAGCGCCGGAGCCGATCCCGGTCCGGCGTGTTACGGCACCGGGACGCGGCCGACGGTGACTGACGCGAACGTCGTGCTCGGGAGGCTGGTGCCGGAGGCGTTCCTTGGCGGCCGGATGCGACTGGACTCGGCGCGGGCCGCAGCGGCGCTGCGGCCCCTGGCGCGGGCGCTGGGTGGCGGCCTGGAGGCCGCGGCCGACGGTGTGGTGCGGGTGGTCAATGCGAGCATGGAGCGTGCGATTCGCACCATCTCGGTCGAGCGGGGGCACGATCCGCGTGCGTATTCCCTGGTGGCGTTTGGCGGCGCGGCGGGACAGCACGCCTGCGCTCTGGCGATGGCGCTGGGAATTCCCCGTGTCGTGGTGCCAGATGCACCGGGGTTGCTTTCGGCGTGGGGCGCCGCAACCGCCGACGTCCAGCGTGACTTCGTGCGCACGGTACGGCTCGTCGATCCGCGGCCGGAAACGTTGGCGGCCGTGTTCGCGCCGTTGGAGCGCGCCGTGCAGGAGGCATTGCGGCGGGCGGGCTTTCCGGCCGCGCGCCGGCGAATCGTTCGCGTCGCCGATATGAGTTACGTGGGCCAGTCGCACACGATCCGGGTGCCGTTCACCCCGAGGAGCATGGATACGTTCCACCGGTTGCACCGGCGGCTGTACGGTTACGCGGACCGGGACCGTGCGCTGATGGTGGTGAACGTGCGCGTCATGGGTGTCGGGCGCGTATTGCCGATCCGCGAGCGACCGCCGGCCGTCACGACGCAAGCCGCTTCGCGTCCATGGTCGCTCCATTGGGACGGCGCACGGGTGCGGGCACGGGTAATGGACCGCGCGTCGCTGCACCCCGGCACGGTGGTGCCCGGGCCGGCGGTCATTGCCGAGCTCAGTGCGACAACGATTGTGCCGCCGGGATGGCGGGCGCGAGTCGACCGCACACGACATCTGGTGTTGACCCATGACGATTGA
- a CDS encoding zinc ribbon domain-containing protein, whose amino-acid sequence MPIYEYACKKCGEFETMQKITDPPLTRCPTCSGRVNKLISNTSFQLKGSGWYVTDYARKDAGKSREKGTAGEAKSEAKSEKPASSEKPTSGSSTQTAAA is encoded by the coding sequence GTGCCCATATACGAGTACGCATGTAAGAAGTGCGGTGAATTCGAGACGATGCAGAAGATCACCGACCCGCCGCTGACCAGGTGCCCGACCTGTTCGGGGCGGGTGAACAAGCTGATCTCGAACACGTCGTTTCAGCTCAAGGGCAGTGGTTGGTACGTTACCGACTACGCGCGTAAGGACGCGGGCAAATCCAGGGAAAAGGGAACCGCCGGCGAGGCCAAATCGGAGGCGAAGAGCGAGAAGCCGGCGTCGTCCGAGAAGCCAACTTCGGGATCGTCGACGCAGACCGCCGCCGCGTGA
- a CDS encoding DUF167 domain-containing protein yields MIGPAPAQGTFRVRVRVQPGAARTEIVGRHGDAIKVRVAAPPARGAANAALTDALAAALGVPRRAVRVVQGQASRAKVVEVACVDVARCRARLDGVVDAAVDKSEGGG; encoded by the coding sequence ATGATCGGACCGGCACCTGCGCAAGGCACCTTTCGGGTGCGGGTGCGGGTGCAGCCGGGGGCGGCGCGGACCGAGATCGTCGGGCGGCATGGCGATGCGATCAAGGTGAGGGTGGCGGCCCCGCCGGCCCGCGGCGCTGCCAATGCGGCGCTGACGGACGCGCTGGCCGCCGCACTCGGCGTACCGAGGCGCGCGGTGCGGGTTGTTCAGGGACAAGCAAGTCGGGCCAAAGTCGTCGAAGTCGCCTGCGTCGATGTGGCCCGATGCCGTGCCCGGCTCGACGGTGTCGTCGATGCCGCGGTTGACAAGAGCGAGGGTGGTGGCTAG
- a CDS encoding YggT family protein produces MFVVSNLLLGIAQVLQVILNLYMWVVIARAVISWVNPDPYNPIVRFLYSATEPVLAPLRRRVPLFAGGIDFSPILVILAIMFLQGFLVGSLLDMAAAVR; encoded by the coding sequence ATGTTCGTCGTGTCGAATCTGCTGTTGGGGATCGCCCAGGTTCTGCAAGTGATCCTCAATTTGTATATGTGGGTCGTCATTGCCCGCGCCGTCATTTCGTGGGTCAATCCCGACCCATACAATCCCATCGTGCGGTTTCTGTACAGCGCGACGGAGCCCGTCCTTGCCCCACTGCGCCGCCGTGTTCCGTTGTTTGCCGGCGGTATCGACTTCTCTCCGATCCTCGTCATCCTCGCGATCATGTTTCTGCAAGGGTTTCTGGTGGGCAGTCTGCTGGACATGGCCGCAGCGGTGAGATGA
- a CDS encoding flippase-like domain-containing protein, translated as MLSWALLVGLAVLVVMFVAADGQKLLETAATIDWVLLALPLACGIASYVVMALSYAGIATAAGARIPYWEMLKITFVANTMNYVVSAGGLSGFAVRLYYFVRLGTPSGTAVIISLIQTFLTNLVLLFFLLGGFTYLLQAHELRGYALGTIAVLLSVFVLAAAVALLLLLHHELRRRTLFILAETAHWLLHKLVPRHKPPRVHVWRFQRNLNRGIAFMVARKRHMIGPTLWILLDWVITLLVLYTAFLAVRHPVPISFVIVGFAVGMILSLVSFIPGGLGVMEGSMAAIFASLAVPFETAVVAALIFRVAYYFVPMVVSVFFFRRMLLQGARAAPAVLESQS; from the coding sequence ATGCTCTCCTGGGCACTGCTCGTGGGACTGGCGGTCCTGGTGGTCATGTTTGTGGCTGCCGACGGCCAGAAGCTTCTCGAGACCGCGGCGACCATAGACTGGGTTCTCCTGGCGCTGCCGCTTGCCTGCGGCATCGCCAGCTACGTCGTGATGGCCCTGTCGTATGCCGGGATCGCCACGGCAGCCGGCGCACGAATCCCCTATTGGGAGATGCTCAAGATTACGTTCGTCGCCAACACCATGAACTACGTGGTGTCGGCCGGGGGCTTGAGCGGGTTTGCCGTCCGCCTCTACTACTTCGTGCGCCTCGGCACCCCGTCCGGAACCGCCGTCATCATCTCTTTGATCCAGACGTTCCTGACCAACCTCGTTCTCCTGTTCTTCCTGCTCGGCGGGTTCACGTACTTGCTGCAAGCCCACGAACTGCGCGGCTATGCGCTGGGGACGATTGCCGTGCTGCTCTCCGTCTTCGTCCTCGCGGCCGCGGTGGCTTTGCTTCTGCTCTTGCACCACGAACTCCGGCGCCGGACGCTGTTTATCCTCGCCGAGACGGCCCACTGGTTGCTTCACAAGCTGGTGCCGCGGCACAAGCCTCCACGCGTGCACGTCTGGCGCTTCCAGCGCAACCTGAACCGGGGCATCGCGTTCATGGTCGCCCGCAAGCGGCACATGATCGGCCCGACGCTTTGGATATTGCTCGATTGGGTGATCACCCTGCTCGTGCTGTACACGGCGTTCCTCGCGGTGCGCCACCCGGTTCCGATCTCGTTTGTGATCGTAGGATTTGCCGTCGGCATGATCCTGTCGTTGGTGTCGTTTATCCCGGGCGGACTCGGGGTCATGGAGGGGTCGATGGCGGCCATCTTCGCCAGCCTGGCGGTCCCCTTCGAGACCGCCGTGGTCGCGGCGTTGATTTTCCGGGTCGCCTACTATTTCGTCCCGATGGTCGTCAGCGTGTTCTTCTTCCGTCGGATGTTGCTGCAGGGGGCCCGCGCGGCGCCGGCGGTTCTGGAAAGCCAATCCTGA
- a CDS encoding D-alanyl-D-alanine carboxypeptidase: MGAALRVLPVLGALLLAVAATWAEEPGRVVTAKSGILIDNQTGQVIWQRQPDLPLPPASTTKVVTAMVALESGRLDDSLWVSKDAARTPASKIHLRAGWRIRVRDLVYAVLLNSANDASVVIAEGLSGSVEEFARRMNRHAQRLGAWNTHFVNPNGLPADNHYSTSRDLATVFGRALENPEFARIVATKTSTIVPAAGSTRAISLRNHNRLLDDYHIHVVGKTGWTRASKKCFVGAGTLGGRRILVAILGSTDLWGDLKTLFAYGFREETGPILEPAQRAAAPTRDSIAASDAWNKASAEASLSTAFGKPTRAGRTETARVYTNEDLTATRSRIAPRTNSQSASRRKADGSATVARAGKSRPYYSVRLGAFSSRAQAERLRATMARKGYKATVVRVRQKKGDSYRVTIGGYRDRGQAQKAAKQIARAHPGLRAVVDG, from the coding sequence ATGGGTGCTGCACTGCGCGTTCTCCCCGTTCTCGGGGCGCTCCTACTGGCCGTCGCAGCGACCTGGGCCGAGGAGCCGGGCCGCGTCGTCACCGCCAAGTCCGGTATTCTGATCGACAATCAGACCGGTCAGGTCATCTGGCAACGACAGCCCGATTTACCTCTGCCGCCGGCCAGCACGACGAAGGTCGTTACCGCCATGGTCGCCCTGGAAAGCGGTCGTCTGGACGATTCGCTGTGGGTTTCGAAAGACGCCGCGCGAACGCCGGCTTCCAAGATTCATCTCCGAGCCGGATGGCGCATACGCGTGCGCGATCTTGTCTATGCCGTGCTGCTCAACTCCGCCAACGATGCCAGCGTGGTCATCGCCGAGGGGCTTTCCGGGTCGGTCGAGGAATTCGCCCGCCGCATGAACCGGCATGCGCAGCGTCTCGGTGCGTGGAATACCCACTTCGTCAACCCCAACGGCCTCCCCGCCGATAATCACTACTCGACGTCGCGAGACCTGGCGACCGTGTTCGGCCGTGCCCTCGAAAACCCGGAGTTCGCTCGTATCGTCGCGACGAAGACGTCGACCATCGTACCCGCCGCCGGATCGACGCGAGCGATCTCCCTGCGCAATCACAACCGGCTCCTCGACGACTACCATATTCACGTCGTCGGCAAGACGGGTTGGACGCGCGCCTCGAAGAAATGCTTCGTCGGCGCCGGGACCCTCGGGGGGCGCCGGATCCTTGTCGCAATTCTCGGTTCCACGGACCTCTGGGGCGATCTGAAGACGTTGTTCGCCTACGGCTTTCGGGAGGAGACCGGACCGATCCTCGAGCCGGCGCAGCGCGCCGCGGCACCGACGCGCGACTCCATCGCGGCGAGCGACGCCTGGAACAAGGCGTCGGCCGAGGCCTCGCTCTCGACCGCCTTCGGTAAGCCGACCCGCGCCGGTCGGACCGAGACCGCGCGGGTGTACACCAACGAGGATCTGACCGCGACCCGGTCGCGTATAGCGCCCCGAACCAACTCCCAGTCTGCGTCGCGGCGCAAGGCCGACGGTAGCGCCACGGTCGCCAGGGCAGGCAAGTCGCGACCGTACTACTCGGTTCGACTCGGTGCTTTCAGCTCGCGCGCGCAAGCCGAACGGCTGCGCGCGACAATGGCGCGCAAGGGCTACAAAGCGACCGTCGTCCGGGTCCGTCAGAAGAAGGGTGACTCGTACCGCGTTACCATCGGCGGCTACCGCGACCGCGGTCAGGCGCAAAAGGCGGCCAAACAAATCGCCCGCGCGCACCCCGGACTCCGCGCCGTCGTCGACGGCTGA
- the lpxC gene encoding UDP-3-O-acyl-N-acetylglucosamine deacetylase — translation MPTVLVVDDQPEIRASVRGVLSDEGLRVLEAADGGQARDLIRQESPELVILDIWMPDVDGLQLLRELHGTERPPEVIVISGHGNIETAVQATKLGAFDFIEKPFSLDGLVRIVNRALDHHAESARYPGTAGSGTEVEVAGASGGPAGAAATGLVLHERTIARSVVASGRGLHSGTKTGLILQPLPPRSGILFTSLSADESVPAHLDWVDSTGYSTTLYRRGVTAKTVEHLLATLHAYGITNLLVKMQEETPIMDGSAIEFCELIESAGVTEQDGTIEQLVIHRPIMVGKPDGECIGIEPMDGFAIAYTLRYPPPVGEQQYTYIHRGPESFRAEIAPARTFGFLRDMKAMAAMGLANGGRLDNCILIDDEKVVNTTLRFDDEFARHKILDIMGDMYLLGRPLRGKITARMTGHSDNIALLREVRRAGGL, via the coding sequence ATGCCGACCGTACTCGTCGTCGACGACCAGCCGGAGATCCGCGCCTCGGTGCGAGGCGTTCTAAGCGACGAGGGATTGCGGGTTCTGGAGGCGGCCGACGGCGGTCAGGCGCGGGACCTCATCCGGCAGGAAAGCCCCGAGCTGGTGATCCTCGACATCTGGATGCCGGACGTCGATGGGTTGCAGTTGCTGCGCGAGCTTCACGGCACCGAGCGGCCGCCGGAAGTCATCGTCATTTCCGGGCACGGCAACATCGAAACCGCGGTGCAGGCGACCAAGTTGGGCGCCTTCGACTTCATCGAAAAACCCTTTTCGCTCGACGGACTGGTGCGCATCGTCAATCGGGCGCTCGATCACCATGCGGAAAGTGCGCGCTATCCGGGGACGGCGGGCAGCGGGACCGAGGTGGAAGTTGCGGGCGCATCGGGCGGGCCCGCCGGCGCGGCGGCAACGGGGCTAGTGCTGCACGAGCGCACCATCGCGCGCAGTGTCGTGGCGAGCGGGCGGGGATTGCATTCCGGCACGAAGACCGGCTTGATCCTGCAGCCGCTCCCTCCGCGCAGCGGCATTCTCTTTACGAGTCTGTCCGCCGACGAGAGCGTCCCGGCTCACCTGGATTGGGTCGACTCCACGGGTTACTCGACGACCCTCTATCGGCGCGGCGTGACGGCCAAGACGGTGGAGCATCTGCTGGCGACGCTGCACGCCTACGGCATTACGAACTTGCTCGTGAAGATGCAGGAAGAGACGCCGATTATGGACGGCTCGGCCATCGAGTTCTGCGAGCTCATCGAGTCGGCGGGCGTTACCGAGCAGGACGGCACGATCGAACAACTGGTCATCCACCGGCCGATAATGGTTGGCAAGCCGGACGGCGAGTGCATTGGCATCGAGCCGATGGACGGATTCGCGATCGCGTACACGCTGCGTTACCCGCCGCCGGTGGGCGAGCAACAGTATACCTACATTCACCGGGGACCGGAGTCGTTCCGCGCCGAGATAGCTCCCGCCCGCACGTTCGGGTTCCTGCGCGACATGAAGGCGATGGCGGCGATGGGATTGGCCAACGGGGGACGGCTCGACAACTGTATACTCATCGACGACGAGAAGGTCGTGAATACTACCCTGCGATTCGACGACGAGTTCGCCCGGCACAAGATCCTGGACATCATGGGCGATATGTATCTGCTGGGGAGGCCGCTGCGCGGCAAGATCACGGCGCGTATGACCGGGCATTCGGACAACATCGCGCTCTTGCGCGAGGTAAGGCGGGCGGGCGGCTTGTGA
- a CDS encoding ATP-binding protein, with product MDRWLDRWREQGPALPPDERRRRRRELVIIVVTAVALVGFAVLEARLPELRSSAGLSGNIIYFLLVNLNLVLLVLFVFLLTRNLMKLALERRRGIFGSRLRTRLVLAFTGLTLVPATLLFFVSESVLTAAFDTWFNVRVESSLEGSLDVAESYYQFAASNAQHFADEMARQVEERGMLGAGHRTGLQRFVEAKRTEFGLAAVQVFGPDGKSLARSASTELARASSVESPDLLSELLEGEDAASTIPYGRTDIIRVGSPIHGAQGAVLGAVAVDYLVPRRVSQTARDLARAYHEYRTLASMKQPIKNGYILTLALVTLAVVFLATWFGLRQARAITVPLRRLAEGTREVAQGNWDHRIEAGSDADVAVLVDSFNQMTCALQQMNAEVVERRTELESILENIAAGVVSLDGAGQVAMVNRAAERMLGVRLAAVRGVGWMDAFERSDLRAVAAAVHEELLSPADEVQRQVKLVGGEHIVTALVTVTALRDEAGLRRGTMLFLEDVTHLQRVQRMEAWREVARRLAHEIKNPLTPIQLSAQRLRKRYGALLGEADGGVFDECTRTIGRQVDELKRMVNEFSMFARLPALELVASDLNGVVEEALVLYREAHPEIRFDVQLGPELPPVGLDREAIKRALINMLDNAVTASKDAPGGGRIEINTAVLPVPGLVRLELADNGPGLSGDAKMRLFEPYFSTKKDGTGLGLAIVASILADHQAYIRVRDNAPRGTRFVIEFPVLRAGAGTRVAAHA from the coding sequence ATGGACCGCTGGCTGGATCGTTGGCGCGAGCAGGGGCCGGCGCTGCCTCCCGACGAGCGCCGCCGGCGTCGGCGCGAGCTGGTAATCATCGTCGTGACCGCGGTCGCGCTCGTGGGCTTCGCCGTTCTCGAAGCGCGCCTGCCCGAGCTGCGCAGCAGCGCCGGCCTCTCGGGCAACATCATTTACTTCCTGCTGGTCAATCTGAACCTGGTGCTGCTGGTCCTGTTCGTCTTTCTATTGACGCGGAACCTGATGAAGCTGGCGCTGGAGCGGCGGCGGGGCATCTTCGGGTCGCGTTTGCGGACGCGGTTGGTGCTGGCCTTTACCGGCCTGACGCTGGTGCCGGCGACCCTGTTGTTTTTCGTCTCGGAGAGCGTGCTGACGGCGGCGTTCGATACCTGGTTCAACGTGCGCGTCGAGAGTTCGCTGGAAGGCTCTCTCGATGTTGCCGAGAGCTACTATCAGTTCGCAGCCAGCAACGCGCAGCACTTCGCTGACGAAATGGCGCGGCAAGTCGAGGAGCGCGGCATGCTGGGCGCCGGACACCGCACCGGTCTGCAGCGTTTCGTGGAAGCCAAGCGGACCGAGTTCGGATTGGCCGCGGTGCAGGTTTTCGGTCCCGACGGCAAGAGCCTGGCCCGGTCGGCCAGCACCGAGCTGGCGCGGGCGTCCAGCGTCGAGTCCCCCGATCTGCTCAGCGAGCTGCTCGAAGGCGAGGATGCGGCGAGCACGATACCCTATGGTCGAACCGACATCATCCGCGTCGGGTCGCCGATTCACGGAGCGCAGGGCGCCGTGCTGGGCGCCGTGGCCGTCGATTACCTGGTGCCGCGGCGGGTCAGCCAGACGGCGCGCGATCTGGCGCGGGCCTATCACGAGTACCGGACGCTGGCGTCCATGAAGCAGCCGATCAAGAACGGCTACATCCTGACCCTGGCTCTGGTGACTCTGGCCGTGGTTTTTCTGGCGACCTGGTTTGGGTTACGTCAGGCGCGGGCGATCACCGTGCCGTTGCGGCGTCTGGCCGAAGGAACCCGGGAAGTCGCGCAGGGCAACTGGGATCATCGCATTGAAGCCGGGAGCGACGCCGATGTGGCGGTGCTGGTCGATTCGTTCAACCAGATGACCTGTGCGCTCCAGCAGATGAATGCGGAGGTGGTGGAGCGCCGCACGGAGCTCGAGAGCATTCTGGAGAACATCGCTGCCGGAGTGGTGTCGCTGGACGGTGCCGGACAGGTGGCGATGGTCAACCGGGCTGCCGAGCGCATGCTCGGAGTACGGCTGGCCGCGGTTCGGGGCGTCGGGTGGATGGACGCGTTCGAACGCTCCGACCTGCGCGCGGTGGCCGCGGCGGTTCACGAGGAGCTGTTATCGCCGGCCGACGAAGTGCAACGACAGGTGAAACTCGTCGGGGGCGAGCACATCGTCACGGCGCTGGTCACGGTAACGGCCTTGCGTGACGAGGCCGGGCTACGCCGGGGGACGATGTTGTTTCTCGAGGACGTGACCCACTTGCAGCGGGTGCAGCGCATGGAGGCCTGGCGCGAGGTGGCGCGGCGTCTGGCGCACGAAATCAAGAACCCGCTCACGCCCATCCAGCTCTCGGCGCAGCGCCTGCGCAAACGGTACGGCGCGTTGCTCGGCGAGGCCGACGGCGGGGTGTTCGACGAGTGCACGCGGACGATCGGACGGCAGGTCGACGAACTGAAGCGCATGGTGAACGAGTTCTCGATGTTCGCGCGGCTACCGGCGCTGGAGCTGGTGGCGAGCGATCTGAACGGCGTGGTTGAGGAAGCGCTGGTGCTTTATCGCGAGGCGCATCCGGAGATCCGCTTCGACGTGCAGCTCGGACCGGAACTGCCCCCGGTCGGTCTGGATCGCGAAGCGATCAAGCGTGCGCTCATCAACATGCTCGACAACGCCGTGACGGCGTCCAAAGATGCCCCCGGCGGCGGGCGCATCGAGATAAACACCGCAGTGCTGCCGGTGCCGGGGCTGGTGCGCCTCGAACTGGCGGATAACGGCCCCGGGCTGAGTGGCGACGCGAAGATGCGGCTGTTCGAGCCGTACTTTTCAACGAAAAAGGACGGGACCGGTCTCGGTCTGGCCATCGTCGCATCTATTCTGGCGGACCATCAAGCGTATATTCGGGTCCGTGACAATGCGCCGCGAGGGACGCGGTTCGTCATCGAGTTTCCCGTGCTGCGAGCCGGGGCGGGGACGCGGGTCGCCGCTCACGCGTGA
- the rpiA gene encoding ribose-5-phosphate isomerase RpiA, whose product MPSVLAPPTDPVLVRVADRALELVRPDTVVGLGTGRAATAFVHRLAVRVRDGLRIRGVPTSRTTADLARGLGIPLATLDEEDTLDLTCDGADEVDPHLDLIKGYGGALVREKIVAAASRQEIILVGNEKLVPVLGSRGKLPVEVIPFAEAFCRRRIAGLGLRPVLRLHEEKPFITDSGNHILDCGTDPISDPAALDLALRSIPGVVGTGLFTGMAHRVLVGTPDGVRELLRPGI is encoded by the coding sequence ATGCCCTCCGTCCTCGCGCCTCCCACCGACCCCGTGCTCGTGCGGGTTGCCGACCGCGCCCTCGAGCTGGTGCGTCCCGACACCGTCGTCGGCCTTGGCACCGGACGCGCCGCCACCGCGTTCGTACACCGCCTCGCCGTTCGTGTCCGCGACGGCCTGCGCATCCGCGGTGTTCCCACGTCGCGAACGACTGCCGATCTCGCTCGCGGTCTCGGTATCCCCCTCGCGACCCTCGACGAGGAGGACACGCTCGATCTAACCTGCGACGGCGCCGACGAAGTCGACCCGCATCTCGACCTGATCAAGGGATATGGCGGAGCTCTGGTGCGCGAAAAGATCGTCGCCGCCGCTTCACGGCAGGAAATCATTCTCGTCGGCAACGAGAAGCTGGTGCCGGTGCTCGGCAGTCGCGGCAAGCTCCCGGTCGAAGTCATCCCGTTCGCCGAAGCTTTCTGTCGCCGCCGCATTGCCGGTCTCGGTTTGCGCCCGGTGCTGCGGCTTCACGAGGAGAAGCCCTTCATCACCGACAGCGGCAACCACATCCTCGATTGTGGCACCGATCCGATCTCCGACCCGGCCGCACTCGATCTGGCCCTACGTTCCATCCCCGGCGTCGTCGGCACGGGTCTCTTCACCGGCATGGCCCATCGCGTCCTCGTCGGCACTCCCGACGGCGTGCGCGAGCTGCTTCGGCCGGGGATCTGA
- the mtgA gene encoding monofunctional biosynthetic peptidoglycan transglycosylase encodes MRAGHWRRVVGWAVVGLLAVPPVVVLVCRFAPPPVTPFMVLRWIGGAGLDYRWVPLQAMSPAIVRAVIAAEDTRFLRHRGFDWVEIDAAWEAGQRGRRLRGASTISQQCARMLLLWPGRGIVRKAAEAYVTLWMEALWSKRRILEVYLNIVDWGEGVYGCEAASERAFGTTCAALGAGNAARLAAILPNPQRWSAARPSRYIRARAGSILRRMDKVAVPVSR; translated from the coding sequence GTGCGGGCGGGGCACTGGCGGCGGGTGGTGGGGTGGGCGGTAGTCGGCCTGCTGGCGGTGCCGCCGGTGGTCGTGCTGGTGTGTCGATTCGCTCCGCCGCCCGTCACCCCGTTCATGGTGCTGCGTTGGATCGGTGGGGCGGGACTCGACTACCGCTGGGTACCGTTGCAGGCAATGTCGCCGGCAATTGTGCGTGCGGTGATCGCGGCGGAGGACACGCGATTCCTGCGGCATCGGGGTTTCGATTGGGTCGAGATCGACGCCGCCTGGGAAGCGGGGCAACGAGGGCGGCGTTTGCGGGGGGCGTCGACGATCAGCCAGCAGTGCGCGCGCATGCTGCTGCTGTGGCCGGGGCGCGGCATCGTCAGGAAAGCCGCGGAGGCTTACGTGACGCTGTGGATGGAAGCGCTGTGGAGCAAGCGGCGCATCCTCGAGGTCTATCTGAATATCGTCGATTGGGGCGAGGGGGTTTACGGCTGCGAGGCGGCGTCGGAACGGGCGTTCGGAACGACGTGCGCCGCGCTCGGGGCGGGCAACGCGGCGAGGCTGGCAGCGATTCTGCCCAATCCGCAGCGCTGGTCGGCAGCGCGGCCGAGTCGCTACATCCGTGCCCGTGCCGGCAGCATACTGCGGCGGATGGATAAAGTGGCAGTACCGGTGTCCCGGTAA